One window of Nicotiana tomentosiformis chromosome 11, ASM39032v3, whole genome shotgun sequence genomic DNA carries:
- the LOC138901292 gene encoding uncharacterized protein — MRGHQSLEASPNVVTCLLTVQSHNVYARIDPGSTLSYVTPYISMEIGIEPKQLYESFFVSTPVGESIIAARAYTDCVVMVRGRDIMVYLIELGMVDFDVIMGMEWLYSGFSKHDCRTRTVKFEYSNEPVIEWKKDNVVPKGRFISYLNSTKIINKGCIYHLVSDAEAPTLETVLVVNEFSEVFPGEIPRIPPDREIDFGIDVMPGTKPISIPPHIMEPA, encoded by the coding sequence atgaggggtcaccAGAGTTTAGAGGCTTCTCCAAATGTTGTCACATGtttattgactgtccaatctcataatGTGTATGCACgtattgatcctggttccactttgtcctatgttactccttatatTTCTATGGAAattgggatagaaccgaaacaactttatgagtcgttctttgtatctactccggttggtgagtctattattGCCGCACGGGCTTATACtgattgtgttgtcatggtgcgtggtcgggataTCATGGTctatctcattgaattggggatggttgattttgatgtaataatggggatggaatGGCTTTATTCTGGTTTTTCCAAGCATGATtgtcgaaccagaactgttaAGTTTGAATATTCGAATGAGCCAGTTATCGAATGGAAGAAggataatgtggtgccgaagggtaggtttatttcttaccttaactCCACGAAGATAATCaataaggggtgtatttaccatttggtcagcgatgctgaggcacctacacttgagacTGTACTAGTTGTAAATGAATTTTCAGAGGTCTTCCCGGGTGAGATCCCTaggatcccaccagatagggagattgattttgggattgatgtgatgccaggcacgaagcctatatctattccacctcaCATAATGGAACCGGCATAA